In Rhodoflexus caldus, the following proteins share a genomic window:
- a CDS encoding HAD family hydrolase produces MKTPAFVFDMDGVIVNSNPYHKVALQMFCRRLGFNLDEEEMIHKIYGRTNKEWISNLFGGDIEADLLAQYGIEKELLYQELYKPHIQPLAGLQEFLQLLDLQSIPRAIATSAPRMNVDFTLGNTGLSGFFSIILDESHVLHGKPNPEIYLKAAAALQLPPERCIVFEDSLSGVAAAQAAGCKVVGVLTTHSADELAHTDMTIEDFTNLQPEKIYRQINLL; encoded by the coding sequence ATGAAAACACCTGCTTTTGTATTTGATATGGACGGTGTGATTGTGAACAGCAATCCATATCATAAAGTTGCGCTGCAAATGTTTTGCCGACGGCTGGGCTTTAATTTGGACGAAGAGGAGATGATTCACAAAATTTACGGACGTACCAACAAAGAGTGGATTAGCAATCTCTTTGGCGGAGATATTGAAGCCGACCTGCTGGCGCAATACGGTATAGAGAAAGAGTTACTCTATCAGGAACTTTATAAACCACATATTCAACCGTTGGCAGGTTTGCAGGAATTTCTTCAATTGCTTGATTTACAGAGTATCCCAAGAGCCATTGCAACTTCTGCACCGCGCATGAATGTAGATTTCACTTTGGGTAATACAGGATTGAGCGGTTTTTTCAGTATCATTTTAGACGAGAGCCACGTGTTGCACGGCAAACCTAACCCCGAAATTTACCTGAAAGCTGCTGCCGCGCTGCAACTGCCACCTGAGCGGTGTATCGTTTTTGAAGATTCGCTTTCGGGGGTGGCTGCCGCCCAAGCTGCCGGATGCAAAGTAGTAGGCGTACTCACCACACACAGTGCCGACGAACTGGCTCATACCGACATGACTATTGAAGATTTTACTAATTTGCAGCCCGAAAAAATTTATCGTCAAATCAATTTATTATGA
- a CDS encoding SixA phosphatase family protein encodes MKTLYIVRHAQAEDHYLYQRDFDRELTSQGIRKAVQVGKQLAAEGNIPEVIIASSAVRTRQTAALLAENLGVGESAIILEEDLYNASPRTLLHVVCHISDNFRKVMLVGHNPGVSYLAEWLTGSRDINSMATCSVAHVVLNLPHWAATEQNCGTLLQYRDFD; translated from the coding sequence ATGAAAACGCTGTACATCGTTCGCCATGCGCAGGCAGAAGACCACTACCTCTACCAACGCGATTTTGACCGCGAACTCACCTCTCAGGGCATCAGAAAGGCTGTTCAGGTAGGTAAGCAATTAGCCGCCGAGGGTAATATCCCCGAAGTGATTATTGCAAGCAGTGCGGTTCGTACCCGCCAAACGGCTGCCTTGCTGGCCGAAAATTTGGGTGTTGGCGAATCGGCCATCATTCTTGAAGAAGATTTATACAACGCTTCTCCGCGAACATTGCTGCATGTGGTTTGTCATATCAGCGATAATTTTCGGAAAGTAATGCTGGTGGGGCACAATCCGGGCGTAAGTTATCTGGCAGAGTGGCTGACGGGCAGCCGCGACATCAACAGCATGGCAACTTGCAGTGTGGCGCATGTAGTACTCAACCTGCCCCATTGGGCAGCAACCGAACAAAATTGCGGAACTTTGCTGCAATACCGCGATTTTGATTAA
- a CDS encoding DNA-3-methyladenine glycosylase, translated as MNLSFFYESPPLPLAFYRRSDVVQIAKDLLGKVLITNMEDGLCAARIVETEAYCGATDRACHAHLNRRTKRTEVMFAAGGVAYVYLCYGIHALFNVVTHEEGFADAVLVRAVEPLYNVELMMQRRKIYKPNDYRLTAGPGALTKAMGIQTIHYGLSLQGNQIWITDGPPIADEQIISSPRVGVDYAGEDALLPWRFRIAGNRWCSPAK; from the coding sequence ATGAATCTGTCATTTTTTTACGAGTCCCCGCCCTTGCCGCTTGCGTTTTACAGACGCTCCGATGTAGTGCAAATTGCCAAAGACTTATTGGGTAAGGTGCTGATTACCAACATGGAAGACGGCTTATGTGCGGCGCGAATCGTAGAAACGGAAGCCTACTGTGGTGCCACCGACCGCGCCTGCCATGCGCATTTGAACAGGCGCACCAAGCGCACAGAAGTCATGTTTGCAGCGGGCGGAGTGGCCTATGTTTACCTTTGCTATGGTATTCATGCCTTGTTTAATGTGGTAACACACGAAGAAGGATTTGCGGATGCCGTGCTGGTGCGTGCGGTAGAGCCGCTTTATAACGTAGAACTGATGATGCAACGGCGGAAAATATATAAACCCAACGATTACCGCCTGACAGCAGGCCCGGGCGCACTTACAAAGGCTATGGGCATACAAACAATTCATTACGGACTATCGCTGCAAGGCAATCAAATATGGATTACGGACGGCCCACCCATTGCCGATGAGCAAATTATCAGCAGCCCGCGCGTAGGTGTGGACTATGCCGGTGAAGATGCCCTGCTGCCCTGGCGCTTTCGTATTGCAGGGAACAGGTGGTGCAGTCCTGCAAAGTAA
- a CDS encoding class I SAM-dependent methyltransferase — protein sequence MQAHYPCPDCNGEQFAAFHTCRDYTVSGELFTLARCRQCQMVITQQPPPSEKIGSYYKSEDYVSHSDTKRGLFFRLYHLARGWMLQSKRKLVEKYSGKTNGKLLDWGCGTGYFPAAMQQAGWQVQGIEADEDARNYARQKFSLAVFAPEKVTQLPDSQYDCISFWHVMEHLHDLRGTIANIERLLAPQGIVVVALPNQQSYDAWYYGRYWAAWDVPRHLWHFAPQNIERLMAANGFGLLHKQTMPFDPFYVALLSEKYREKRWGFINGILQGFISLVKGYLNVNQSSSVIYVFSRKRQ from the coding sequence ATGCAGGCGCATTACCCTTGTCCCGATTGTAACGGCGAACAATTTGCTGCTTTTCATACCTGCCGCGACTATACTGTCAGCGGTGAGCTTTTTACACTGGCGCGTTGCCGCCAATGCCAAATGGTTATTACGCAGCAACCTCCGCCTTCCGAAAAAATCGGAAGTTATTATAAATCAGAAGATTACGTTTCACACAGTGATACGAAGCGCGGGCTGTTTTTTCGCTTGTATCACTTAGCGCGCGGATGGATGCTCCAATCTAAGCGCAAACTGGTAGAAAAATACAGCGGCAAAACCAACGGCAAACTGCTTGACTGGGGCTGTGGCACCGGCTACTTCCCTGCCGCCATGCAACAGGCCGGCTGGCAGGTGCAAGGCATAGAGGCCGATGAAGATGCGCGCAACTATGCCCGCCAAAAGTTCAGCCTCGCGGTTTTTGCCCCTGAGAAAGTTACACAATTGCCTGACAGTCAATATGATTGCATTAGCTTCTGGCACGTGATGGAGCACCTCCACGACCTTCGGGGAACAATTGCCAATATTGAGCGGCTGCTTGCTCCCCAAGGTATTGTCGTAGTTGCTTTGCCCAATCAGCAGAGTTATGACGCATGGTACTACGGCAGGTATTGGGCGGCATGGGATGTTCCGCGCCATTTGTGGCACTTTGCCCCGCAAAATATTGAACGGCTGATGGCTGCAAACGGCTTCGGGCTGCTGCATAAACAAACCATGCCTTTTGACCCGTTCTACGTTGCCCTGCTTAGCGAAAAATACCGCGAAAAGCGTTGGGGATTCATCAACGGTATTTTGCAGGGGTTTATTTCGCTTGTCAAAGGCTACCTGAATGTTAATCAATCTTCATCGGTTATTTACGTTTTTTCCCGCAAGCGGCAATAG
- a CDS encoding 6-bladed beta-propeller encodes MKQLIYLSGCLFLCLLLGSCQSDNKETEQSQYSTDVLFPRGKDCTNPAGYNYLISMENAQEKTLEDLLDSNYAISITPLQIDDPKHLLGEISKLWDYGDSLIYIADLQIANKIYAFNRDGKLKFVIDDTGQGPGQYKKMWDVQYNVHRKILQVWDLPQHKMLSFSLNGDFLEEKKINKEIVSFYPVTEDWYIYHLDGRDYMGQKKPLLLYSDISGEKVMKKGAWEYGMVDAFPSRIQFSLYDGSVYFSSAMMDTIYWIGPVNGQICPDYVIDFGKKKLPEEIKKQEDLMRIGQMIQQAGSSFSIGNLLVGRTFLHFEWLSNEKDREDKFFHFVDRHEYLSYKVREKNFSLFGIGIERLSFSKLHDFIGYSYLHKINKTLLKQAIASDKVHAKTKAELAKLLKFEEQEMPFLIQFRLKHTQNY; translated from the coding sequence ATGAAACAACTTATTTATTTATCCGGCTGTCTGTTTTTATGTTTGCTATTAGGTTCCTGCCAAAGCGATAATAAAGAAACTGAGCAATCGCAGTACAGTACCGATGTCCTGTTTCCGCGTGGAAAGGATTGCACGAACCCGGCGGGGTACAATTATCTGATTAGCATGGAAAATGCACAGGAAAAGACCTTAGAAGATTTATTGGATTCTAATTACGCTATTTCCATCACTCCTTTACAGATAGACGACCCTAAACACCTGTTAGGAGAGATAAGCAAACTCTGGGATTATGGCGATTCGCTTATTTATATAGCTGACTTACAGATTGCCAATAAAATATACGCTTTCAACAGGGACGGAAAACTGAAGTTTGTCATTGATGATACCGGACAAGGACCGGGGCAATACAAAAAAATGTGGGATGTACAATACAACGTGCACCGAAAAATATTGCAGGTTTGGGACTTACCCCAACACAAAATGCTTAGTTTTTCTCTCAACGGCGATTTTTTGGAAGAAAAGAAAATAAATAAGGAAATAGTGTCATTTTATCCCGTAACTGAAGACTGGTACATTTATCACTTAGATGGGCGCGACTACATGGGGCAGAAAAAGCCTTTATTGCTTTACAGTGACATCAGCGGTGAAAAAGTAATGAAGAAAGGAGCATGGGAATATGGAATGGTAGATGCCTTCCCAAGTCGTATTCAATTTTCACTGTACGATGGCAGCGTCTATTTTTCAAGCGCCATGATGGATACTATTTACTGGATTGGCCCGGTAAATGGACAAATTTGTCCTGATTATGTGATAGACTTTGGTAAGAAGAAACTGCCGGAAGAAATTAAAAAGCAGGAAGACCTGATGCGTATCGGGCAGATGATTCAGCAAGCGGGGAGTTCATTTAGTATCGGCAACCTCTTAGTCGGACGTACTTTTCTTCACTTTGAATGGCTCAGTAATGAGAAAGACCGCGAGGATAAGTTTTTTCATTTTGTGGACAGGCACGAATATCTTTCCTACAAAGTTCGGGAGAAAAATTTTTCTCTTTTTGGAATTGGCATAGAGCGACTTAGTTTTAGTAAGCTTCACGATTTTATAGGCTATAGCTATCTACATAAAATCAATAAAACACTCTTGAAACAGGCCATTGCCAGCGACAAAGTACATGCTAAAACCAAAGCGGAACTTGCTAAACTATTAAAATTTGAAGAGCAGGAAATGCCATTTCTGATTCAGTTTAGATTGAAACATACTCAAAACT